In the bacterium genome, TCGCCTTCATCAAAAAGCTTAAAGTTAAAGGCTGAAAGCATACAGCTTATAGCTTATAGCAGTAAGGACACAGATGCCCGACCACGAAAAAAATAACTCCTACCCCGTCACCCGGCAGGGCCTGGACAAGAACTCCATCAAGCGCTCCTTCGGCGACAACCTGACCTTTGGCCTGGCCAAGGACCAGTACTCGGCCACCGAACGGGACTACTTCACCAGCCTGGCCCTGACCGTGCG is a window encoding:
- a CDS encoding glycogen phosphorylase; the protein is MPDHEKNNSYPVTRQGLDKNSIKRSFGDNLTFGLAKDQYSATERDYFTSLALTVRERLVERWIKTQQAYYHSDAKRVYYLSLEFLIGRLLGNNLL